The following proteins are encoded in a genomic region of Micromonospora olivasterospora:
- a CDS encoding histone-like nucleoid-structuring protein Lsr2: MAKQIIHKLVDDLDGGDADETVKFALDGVQYEIDLSSANAEKLREVFAPYVGAGAKVGRGGVVVGGRAARGRGGATADREQNKAIREWAKKEGREISDRGRIPQEIVDEYHSKAGR; encoded by the coding sequence GTGGCCAAGCAAATCATTCACAAGCTGGTCGATGACCTGGACGGCGGGGACGCTGACGAGACCGTCAAGTTCGCGCTCGACGGTGTTCAGTACGAGATCGACCTCTCCAGCGCCAACGCCGAGAAATTGCGCGAGGTTTTCGCGCCGTACGTCGGCGCCGGCGCCAAGGTGGGCCGGGGCGGCGTGGTGGTGGGTGGCCGGGCCGCGCGCGGCCGGGGTGGTGCCACCGCCGACCGCGAGCAGAACAAGGCGATCCGTGAGTGGGCCAAGAAGGAAGGCCGGGAGATTTCCGACCGGGGCCGGATCCCCCAGGAGATCGTCGACGAGTACCACTCGAAGGCCGGTCGCTGA
- the lysS gene encoding lysine--tRNA ligase: MTEQNVVPVDPADDLPEQMKVRREKRDRMLAEGVEPYPVGYPRTSTLAQVREKYAELPTDTATGDRVAVTGRVIFVRNTGKLCFATLRDGDGTELQAMLSLDRVGATRLEDWKRLVDLGDHVGVTGEVITSRRGELSVLADEWTVTAKALRPLPVAHKPLSEEARVRQRYVDLVVRPQARQMVRTRAAAVRSLRDTMHGEGFIEVETPMLQLLHGGAAARPFVTHSNALDTDLYLRIAPELFLKRAVVGGVDRVFEINRNFRNEGVDSSHSPEFAMLEAYQAYADYDTMAVLTRNLVQQAAIAVGGSTVVTHADGREFDLGGEWRSVTLFGVLSEALGEEVTVRTERARLVEYADKVGLAVDPKWGPGKLAEELFEELVVPGLQEPTFVRDYPEETSPLTRGHRSEPGLAEKWDLYVLGFELGTAYSELVDPVVQRERLVAQAQLAARGDDEAMRLDEDFLRAIEYGMPPSGGMGMGIDRLLMALTGLGIRETILFPLVRPE, from the coding sequence GTGACCGAGCAGAACGTGGTGCCAGTCGACCCCGCCGACGACCTTCCCGAGCAGATGAAGGTCCGCCGGGAGAAGCGGGACCGGATGCTCGCCGAGGGCGTGGAGCCGTACCCCGTCGGATACCCCCGGACCAGCACCCTGGCGCAGGTCCGCGAGAAGTACGCCGAGCTGCCCACGGACACGGCCACCGGCGACCGGGTCGCGGTCACCGGCCGGGTCATCTTCGTACGCAACACCGGCAAGCTCTGCTTCGCCACGCTGCGGGACGGCGACGGCACCGAACTGCAGGCGATGCTCTCGCTGGACCGGGTGGGCGCGACGCGCCTGGAGGACTGGAAGCGCCTGGTCGACCTCGGCGACCACGTCGGGGTGACCGGCGAGGTGATCACCAGCCGCCGGGGCGAGCTGTCGGTGCTGGCCGACGAGTGGACGGTGACGGCGAAGGCGCTGCGCCCGCTGCCCGTGGCGCACAAGCCGCTCAGCGAGGAGGCACGCGTCCGGCAGCGGTACGTCGACCTCGTCGTCCGGCCCCAGGCGCGGCAGATGGTACGCACCCGCGCCGCGGCCGTGCGCTCCCTGCGCGACACGATGCACGGGGAGGGCTTCATCGAGGTGGAAACCCCGATGCTCCAGCTGCTGCACGGCGGCGCGGCGGCCCGGCCATTCGTGACCCACAGCAATGCGTTGGACACCGATCTGTATCTGCGAATCGCGCCGGAACTGTTTCTCAAGCGCGCCGTCGTCGGCGGTGTCGACCGGGTCTTCGAGATCAACCGCAACTTCCGTAATGAGGGGGTCGACTCTTCGCACTCGCCGGAGTTCGCGATGCTGGAGGCGTACCAGGCGTACGCGGACTACGACACCATGGCGGTGCTCACCCGTAATCTCGTGCAGCAGGCCGCCATCGCCGTCGGCGGATCGACGGTGGTGACGCACGCGGATGGCCGGGAGTTCGATCTGGGCGGGGAGTGGCGGTCGGTCACACTGTTCGGTGTCCTTTCCGAGGCGCTCGGCGAGGAGGTCACCGTCCGCACGGAGCGCGCCCGCCTCGTCGAGTACGCCGACAAGGTCGGGCTGGCCGTGGACCCCAAGTGGGGGCCGGGCAAGCTGGCCGAGGAGTTGTTCGAGGAACTGGTCGTGCCGGGGCTGCAGGAGCCCACGTTCGTCCGGGACTACCCGGAGGAGACGAGCCCGCTGACCCGCGGCCACCGCAGCGAGCCGGGGCTGGCCGAAAAGTGGGACCTCTACGTGCTCGGGTTCGAGCTGGGCACGGCGTACTCGGAGCTGGTCGACCCGGTCGTGCAGCGCGAACGGCTGGTCGCCCAGGCGCAGCTCGCCGCCCGCGGCGACGACGAGGCGATGCGGCTGGACGAGGACTTTCTCCGGGCCATCGAGTACGGAATGCCGCCGTCCGGGGGCATGGGAATGGGAATCGACCGCCTGTTGATGGCCCTCACGGGGCTCGGAATTCGGGAAACCATCCTCTTCCCGTTGGTCCGGCCGGAGTAG
- a CDS encoding class I SAM-dependent methyltransferase: MTHPTQALSFGAAAADYDRFRPRYPEAAVRWALDGLDAPVRVVDLGAGTGILSRALLALGHEVVPVEPDPGMRAQLAAATPGVTALAGSAESVPLPDGAADAVLVGQAYHWFDREPTHREIARVLRPGGVFAPIWNTRDERVAWVAELSRIAHLDDNAGDVTERYGEFGPAFEAAELGEFGHATVLTPDEVVGMLHTRSYWLTASRQEQDRIDRELWDLFATQPDVAGRATVELPYRTVVFRARRR, from the coding sequence ATGACCCACCCCACTCAGGCGCTCTCGTTCGGCGCGGCGGCCGCCGACTACGACCGCTTCCGCCCGCGGTATCCGGAGGCGGCGGTACGGTGGGCGCTCGACGGGCTCGACGCGCCCGTCCGCGTGGTCGACCTCGGCGCCGGCACCGGCATCCTGTCCCGTGCCCTGCTCGCCCTCGGCCACGAGGTGGTGCCGGTCGAGCCAGACCCGGGGATGCGCGCCCAGCTCGCCGCCGCGACGCCCGGCGTGACCGCGCTCGCGGGCAGCGCCGAGTCGGTGCCCCTCCCCGACGGCGCCGCCGACGCCGTGCTGGTCGGCCAGGCGTACCACTGGTTCGACCGGGAGCCGACGCACCGCGAGATCGCCCGGGTGCTCCGGCCCGGCGGGGTGTTCGCCCCGATCTGGAACACCCGGGACGAGCGGGTCGCCTGGGTGGCCGAGCTGAGTCGCATCGCCCACCTCGACGACAACGCGGGCGACGTGACCGAGAGGTACGGCGAGTTCGGCCCGGCCTTCGAGGCGGCGGAGCTGGGCGAGTTCGGCCACGCGACCGTGCTGACCCCGGACGAGGTGGTCGGGATGCTGCACACCCGCTCGTACTGGCTGACCGCGTCCCGCCAGGAGCAGGACCGGATCGACCGGGAGCTGTGGGATCTCTTCGCCACCCAGCCCGACGTGGCCGGGCGGGCGACGGTCGAGCTGCCGTACCGGACGGTGGTGTTCCGCGCCCGGCGCCGGTGA
- a CDS encoding type III pantothenate kinase, with translation MLLCIDIGNTNTVLATFDGDKLVHSWRIKTDARSTADELGLMFRGLLAGDAVEITGVAACSTVPAALRSLRTMLARYYADLPSVVVEPGVRTGVQLAIDNPKEVGADRVVNTLAAYTLFGGPSIVVDFGTTTNFDVISGRGEFLGGAFAPGIEISFDALAARAAQLRKVEAAKPRSVIGKNTVECLQSGLYFGFAGQVDRIVERMTEELGGVKAVIATGGLASLVIGECSTITHHEPMITLIGLRMVYERNV, from the coding sequence GTGCTGCTCTGCATCGACATCGGAAACACCAACACCGTGCTGGCGACCTTCGACGGCGACAAGCTGGTGCACTCCTGGCGGATCAAGACCGACGCCCGCTCCACGGCGGACGAGCTGGGCCTGATGTTCCGGGGGCTGCTCGCCGGTGACGCCGTGGAGATCACCGGGGTGGCCGCCTGCTCGACCGTGCCGGCCGCGCTGCGCTCGCTGCGTACGATGCTGGCCCGCTACTACGCCGACCTGCCGAGCGTGGTCGTCGAGCCGGGGGTGCGTACGGGCGTGCAGCTCGCGATCGACAACCCGAAGGAGGTGGGCGCCGACCGGGTGGTGAACACCCTGGCCGCGTACACCCTGTTCGGCGGCCCGTCGATCGTCGTCGACTTCGGCACCACCACGAACTTCGACGTGATCAGCGGTCGGGGCGAGTTCCTCGGCGGGGCGTTCGCCCCGGGCATCGAGATCTCCTTCGACGCCCTCGCGGCGCGCGCCGCCCAGCTGCGCAAGGTGGAGGCGGCCAAACCGCGCTCGGTGATCGGCAAGAACACCGTCGAGTGCCTCCAGTCCGGCCTGTACTTCGGCTTCGCCGGGCAGGTCGACCGGATCGTCGAGCGGATGACCGAGGAACTGGGCGGGGTGAAGGCGGTGATCGCGACCGGCGGGCTGGCCTCGCTGGTCATCGGCGAGTGCTCCACCATCACCCACCACGAGCCGATGATCACCCTGATCGGGCTCCGCATGGTGTACGAGCGCAACGTGTGA
- the nadC gene encoding carboxylating nicotinate-nucleotide diphosphorylase, with protein MRESTEQALRAGGLDPAQVRGVIVAALAEDLGPDFLDVTSVATIPAAQTDTADLVARVDGVVAGLAVAAAVFELVGEVTGFPAGSGGAEAGATDVTTGGPQPAAGPVDAAPGAAVEVSLVARDGQRVARGDVLATVTGPTRLLLTAERTALNLLCRMSGVATHTRAWADALAGTKAMVLDTRKTTPGLRALEKYAVRAGGGTNKRMGLHDVAMIKDNHKFAAGGVAAAYRRVRETFPDVPVQVEVDTLAEAVEAVEAGADFLLLDNMSPATLKTVVAAVGERAELEATGGLTLDVAAAYAATGVDYLSVGALTHSSPILDIALDLRTE; from the coding sequence ATGAGGGAGTCGACGGAGCAGGCGTTGCGGGCCGGCGGGCTGGACCCGGCACAGGTGCGCGGGGTGATCGTCGCGGCGTTGGCGGAGGACCTTGGCCCGGACTTCCTCGACGTCACCAGCGTCGCCACGATCCCGGCCGCCCAGACCGACACGGCCGACCTGGTGGCCCGCGTCGACGGGGTGGTGGCCGGGCTGGCCGTCGCCGCGGCGGTGTTCGAGCTGGTCGGCGAGGTGACCGGCTTCCCGGCCGGCTCCGGCGGCGCCGAGGCGGGCGCGACCGACGTGACGACGGGCGGGCCGCAGCCGGCGGCCGGCCCGGTCGACGCGGCACCCGGCGCCGCGGTCGAGGTGTCGCTGGTGGCCCGCGACGGCCAGCGGGTGGCCCGCGGCGACGTGCTCGCCACGGTCACCGGGCCGACCCGGCTGCTGCTCACCGCCGAGCGGACCGCGCTCAACCTGCTCTGCCGGATGTCCGGGGTGGCCACCCACACCCGGGCCTGGGCGGACGCGCTGGCCGGCACCAAGGCGATGGTGCTGGACACCCGCAAGACCACCCCGGGGCTGCGGGCGCTGGAGAAGTACGCGGTCCGGGCCGGCGGCGGCACCAACAAGCGGATGGGTCTGCACGACGTCGCCATGATCAAGGACAACCACAAGTTCGCCGCCGGGGGCGTGGCGGCGGCCTACCGCCGGGTCCGGGAGACGTTCCCCGACGTGCCGGTGCAGGTGGAGGTGGACACGCTGGCCGAGGCGGTGGAGGCGGTCGAGGCCGGCGCGGACTTCCTGCTGCTGGACAACATGTCCCCGGCCACGCTGAAGACGGTGGTCGCCGCGGTGGGGGAGCGGGCCGAGCTGGAGGCGACCGGCGGGCTCACCCTGGACGTGGCCGCGGCGTACGCGGCGACGGGCGTGGACTACCTGTCGGTGGGGGCGCTGACCCACTCATCGCCGATCCTGGACATCGCACTGGACCTGCGGACGGAATGA
- a CDS encoding L-aspartate oxidase yields the protein MDVPTVGLPALPSLLAAPAPGWVETTDVVVVGSGVAGLTAALHLRETGLHVTVVTKVNIDDGSTRWAQGGIAAVLDPADTPAAHASDTEIAGVGLCDPAAVRVLVEEGPTRLRELMRIGAQFDRNPDRSLMLTREGGHRADRIVHAGGDATGAEVQRALHAAVCRDPWIRLVEHALVLDLLRAPGDGPGGLGPACGITLHVLGEGSEDGVGAILARAVVLATGGMGQIFSATTNPAVSTGDGVALAMRAGADVTDVEFVQFHPTALITPPGAGVPGAGRAQQPLVSEALRGEGAYLVDGDGKRFMVGQHELAELAPRDVVAKGIHRVLLATGADHVYLDARHLGGDYLAGRFPTIVASCLAIGVDPAADLIPVAPAAHYASGGVRTDLRGRTSIPGLYACGEVACTGVHGANRLASNSLLEGLVFSRRIAEDVATGLPEQARPAPTGAWVGGAGWVVPAGGTPVLQRAMTRGAGVLRSADTLAAAAHTLGELGEGRGTPRTADWEATNLVTVASALVAAAYARRETRGCHWREDFPTADERWLGHIVGAIGAQGRLTSRWEGA from the coding sequence ATGGACGTTCCGACAGTTGGCCTGCCCGCCCTGCCGTCGCTGCTGGCCGCGCCCGCGCCCGGCTGGGTGGAGACGACGGACGTGGTCGTGGTCGGCTCCGGGGTGGCCGGGTTGACCGCCGCGCTGCATTTGCGCGAGACCGGCCTGCACGTCACCGTGGTCACGAAGGTCAACATCGACGACGGCTCGACCCGCTGGGCGCAGGGCGGCATCGCCGCGGTGCTCGACCCGGCGGACACGCCGGCCGCGCACGCCTCGGACACCGAGATCGCCGGCGTCGGGCTCTGCGACCCGGCCGCCGTACGGGTGCTGGTGGAGGAGGGGCCGACCCGGCTGCGGGAGCTGATGCGGATCGGCGCGCAGTTCGACCGCAACCCGGACCGTTCGCTCATGCTCACCCGGGAGGGCGGGCACCGGGCGGACCGCATCGTGCACGCGGGCGGCGACGCCACCGGCGCGGAGGTGCAGCGGGCCCTGCACGCGGCCGTCTGCCGCGACCCGTGGATCCGCCTGGTCGAGCACGCCCTCGTGCTGGACCTGCTGCGCGCCCCCGGCGACGGCCCGGGTGGGCTCGGCCCGGCCTGCGGGATCACGCTGCACGTGCTCGGCGAGGGCAGCGAGGACGGCGTCGGCGCGATCCTGGCCCGCGCCGTGGTGCTCGCCACCGGCGGGATGGGCCAGATCTTCTCCGCCACCACCAACCCGGCGGTCTCCACCGGCGACGGGGTAGCCCTGGCCATGCGGGCCGGCGCGGACGTCACCGACGTGGAGTTCGTCCAGTTCCACCCGACCGCCCTGATCACCCCGCCGGGCGCGGGCGTGCCCGGGGCCGGTAGGGCGCAGCAGCCGCTGGTCTCCGAGGCGTTGCGCGGCGAGGGGGCGTACCTGGTCGACGGGGACGGCAAGCGGTTCATGGTCGGCCAGCACGAGCTGGCCGAGCTGGCCCCCCGGGATGTGGTGGCCAAGGGCATCCACCGGGTGCTGCTGGCCACCGGCGCGGACCACGTGTACCTCGACGCCCGGCACCTCGGCGGGGACTACCTGGCCGGGCGTTTTCCCACCATCGTCGCGTCCTGCCTCGCCATCGGCGTGGACCCGGCCGCCGACCTGATCCCGGTGGCCCCGGCCGCCCACTACGCCTCCGGCGGCGTCCGTACGGACCTGCGCGGCCGCACCTCCATCCCCGGCCTGTACGCCTGCGGCGAGGTGGCCTGCACGGGCGTCCACGGCGCGAACCGGCTGGCCAGCAACTCGCTGCTGGAGGGGCTGGTCTTCTCCCGCCGGATCGCCGAGGACGTGGCCACCGGCCTGCCCGAGCAGGCCCGCCCGGCGCCCACGGGCGCCTGGGTCGGCGGTGCCGGCTGGGTGGTGCCGGCCGGGGGCACGCCGGTGCTGCAACGGGCGATGACCCGGGGCGCCGGGGTGCTCCGCTCGGCGGACACGCTCGCCGCCGCCGCGCACACCCTCGGCGAACTGGGCGAGGGCCGGGGCACCCCGCGTACCGCGGACTGGGAGGCGACGAACCTGGTCACCGTCGCGTCGGCGCTGGTGGCGGCCGCGTACGCCCGCCGGGAGACGCGGGGCTGCCACTGGCGGGAGGACTTCCCGACGGCCGACGAGCGGTGGCTGGGCCACATCGTCGGGGCGATCGGGGCGCAGGGCAGGCTGACCTCACGGTGGGAGGGGGCATGA
- a CDS encoding septum formation family protein produces MRRALTAVFAALVAVAPLAGCGAAAGIDGDLTDDWAVPPPAGPFVPAAGVCQVADFTDVVTLAAYEPVECAVAHRVETVHVGVFRAGRGGPPAADSAELRSAFADCDAQASGYVGDDWRAGRLRLAVALPSPVGWASGARWYRCDLVEVDTVEAGAKVVSRTGSLRDTLKAPASPLRLGCHRTAADAGRGPQALVPVACGTRHDAEFVGVWKAPDKPYPARDADWIPLYAGCRSVLARYVGVPDDDDLRFRSGVVVRPPGAGRWRVGDRGVRCYLWLSDRTVTASLRGAGPAGLPVRTK; encoded by the coding sequence ATGCGCCGTGCGCTGACCGCTGTGTTCGCGGCCCTGGTCGCGGTGGCGCCCCTGGCCGGGTGCGGCGCCGCCGCGGGAATCGACGGCGACCTGACCGACGACTGGGCCGTCCCGCCGCCCGCCGGGCCGTTCGTCCCGGCGGCCGGGGTGTGCCAGGTCGCCGACTTCACCGACGTGGTCACCCTGGCGGCGTACGAGCCGGTGGAGTGCGCCGTCGCGCACCGGGTGGAGACCGTGCACGTGGGGGTCTTCCGGGCCGGCCGGGGCGGGCCGCCCGCCGCCGACTCGGCCGAGCTGCGGTCCGCGTTCGCCGACTGCGACGCGCAGGCCAGCGGGTACGTCGGGGACGACTGGCGGGCCGGCCGGCTGCGGCTGGCGGTGGCGCTGCCGTCGCCGGTGGGGTGGGCGTCCGGCGCCCGGTGGTACCGCTGCGACCTGGTCGAGGTCGACACGGTCGAGGCGGGAGCCAAGGTGGTGAGTCGCACCGGCAGCCTCCGGGACACCCTGAAGGCGCCCGCCTCACCGCTGCGGCTGGGCTGCCACCGCACCGCCGCCGACGCCGGACGGGGGCCGCAGGCGCTGGTGCCGGTGGCGTGCGGGACCCGGCACGACGCCGAGTTCGTCGGGGTGTGGAAGGCACCGGACAAGCCGTACCCGGCCCGGGACGCCGACTGGATTCCGCTGTACGCCGGCTGCCGTTCGGTCCTCGCCCGCTACGTCGGCGTGCCGGACGACGACGACCTGCGCTTCCGCAGCGGCGTGGTGGTCCGCCCGCCGGGGGCCGGCCGCTGGCGGGTCGGCGACCGGGGCGTCCGCTGCTACCTGTGGCTCAGCGACCGTACGGTCACCGCCTCGCTCCGGGGCGCCGGTCCGGCGGGGCTCCCCGTCCGGACGAAGTGA
- the panD gene encoding aspartate 1-decarboxylase, with translation MYRTMLKSKIHRATVTQADLHYVGSVTVDQDLLDAADLLPGEQVAIVDVTNGARLETYVIPGERGSGVIGINGAAAHLVHPGDLVILIAYGQLDDAEARTYRPRVVHVDAGNKVIDLGADPAAVAPGTAGDPTPSPLAVVG, from the coding sequence ATGTACCGCACCATGCTCAAGTCCAAGATCCATCGGGCCACGGTGACCCAGGCCGACCTGCACTACGTCGGCTCGGTGACCGTCGACCAGGACCTGCTCGACGCCGCCGACCTGCTGCCGGGCGAGCAGGTGGCGATCGTGGACGTCACCAACGGGGCCCGGCTGGAGACGTACGTGATCCCGGGTGAGCGGGGCAGCGGCGTGATCGGCATCAACGGCGCCGCCGCGCACCTCGTGCACCCCGGCGACCTGGTCATCCTTATCGCGTATGGGCAGCTGGACGACGCGGAGGCGCGGACGTACCGGCCGCGGGTGGTGCACGTCGACGCCGGCAACAAGGTGATCGACCTGGGCGCGGACCCGGCCGCGGTCGCGCCCGGGACGGCGGGCGATCCGACCCCCAGCCCGCTCGCTGTCGTCGGCTGA
- the panC gene encoding pantoate--beta-alanine ligase → MTELVRTREDLAKARAAMTGSLGVVMTMGALHAGHETLLRAAREQADHVLVTIFVNPLQFGPNEDFDRYPRTLAEDLAICRRAGADVVFAPSREEMYPEGQPRVRVDPGPLGEDLEGQSRPGFFHGVLTVVLKLLQLTRPDLTLFGEKDYQQLTLVRRMARDLDVPVRVVGVPTVREPDGLALSSRNRYLSPDERKAALSLSAALRAGAEAADRGHDAGEVLAGAHRAFGAGAPGARLDYLVLTDPDLEPGPVSGPARLLVAAWVGNTRLIDNAAIRLAPRS, encoded by the coding sequence GTGACGGAGTTGGTGCGGACCCGCGAGGACCTCGCGAAGGCACGCGCGGCCATGACCGGCTCGCTCGGCGTGGTGATGACGATGGGCGCGCTGCACGCCGGGCACGAGACGCTGCTGCGCGCCGCCCGGGAGCAGGCCGACCACGTGCTGGTCACGATCTTCGTCAACCCGCTCCAGTTCGGCCCGAACGAGGACTTCGACCGGTACCCGCGCACCCTCGCCGAGGACCTGGCGATCTGCCGGCGGGCCGGGGCCGACGTGGTGTTCGCGCCGAGCCGCGAGGAGATGTACCCGGAGGGCCAGCCCCGGGTGCGGGTCGACCCGGGTCCGCTCGGCGAGGACCTGGAGGGGCAGAGCCGGCCCGGCTTCTTCCACGGGGTGCTGACCGTGGTGCTGAAGTTGCTCCAGCTCACCCGCCCCGACCTGACCCTCTTCGGCGAGAAGGACTACCAGCAGCTGACCCTGGTCCGGCGGATGGCCCGGGACCTCGACGTGCCGGTGCGGGTGGTCGGCGTGCCGACCGTCCGCGAGCCGGACGGGCTGGCCCTGTCCAGCCGCAACCGCTACCTCTCGCCCGACGAGCGAAAGGCGGCGCTGAGCCTGTCGGCCGCGCTGCGGGCCGGCGCGGAGGCCGCCGACCGGGGGCACGACGCAGGCGAGGTGCTGGCCGGCGCCCACCGGGCGTTCGGCGCGGGCGCGCCCGGCGCCCGGCTCGACTACCTCGTGCTGACCGACCCGGACCTGGAGCCCGGCCCGGTCTCCGGCCCGGCCCGGCTGCTGGTCGCGGCCTGGGTCGGCAACACCCGGCTCATCGACAACGCGGCGATCCGGCTCGCCCCACGTTCCTGA
- a CDS encoding Rossmann-like and DUF2520 domain-containing protein produces the protein MSAPSRPRPAAPSGAAAPPGGAVTGAPTSPPRVLTVGVVGAGRVGAVLGAALAAAGHRVVAASGGSGASAARLALLLPEARNGPAAEVARAAADLLLIAVPDDALAGVVAGLAEAGALRPGQVVAHTSGAHGLGVLAPAVAVGARPLALHPAMTFTGTPDDLDRLAGISYGVTAPAELRPLAARLVVDFGGVPEWVGETDRPLYHAALAHGANHLVTLVNEAADRLRDAGVTQPEKVLAPLLRAALENALRLGDDALTGPVSRGDAGTVRRHLERLAATAPESVPPYLALARRAADRAIAAGRLRPADAVALLDVLGGTYREVSRA, from the coding sequence ATGAGCGCACCGTCGCGCCCGCGTCCGGCCGCCCCGTCCGGGGCCGCCGCACCGCCGGGCGGCGCCGTCACCGGCGCCCCGACCTCCCCTCCCCGCGTACTCACCGTCGGCGTCGTCGGCGCCGGCCGCGTCGGCGCCGTGCTGGGCGCCGCGCTCGCCGCCGCCGGCCACCGGGTGGTCGCCGCCTCCGGCGGCTCGGGAGCCTCCGCCGCCCGGCTCGCCCTCCTGCTACCGGAGGCCCGGAACGGTCCCGCCGCCGAGGTGGCCCGGGCCGCCGCCGACCTGCTGCTGATCGCCGTACCCGACGACGCGCTCGCCGGGGTGGTGGCCGGCCTCGCCGAGGCCGGCGCGCTGCGCCCCGGCCAGGTGGTCGCGCACACCTCCGGCGCGCACGGGCTGGGCGTCCTCGCCCCGGCCGTCGCCGTCGGGGCCCGTCCGCTGGCCCTGCACCCGGCGATGACCTTCACCGGTACGCCGGACGACCTCGACCGGCTCGCCGGCATCTCGTACGGGGTGACCGCACCGGCGGAGCTGCGCCCGCTCGCCGCCCGGCTGGTCGTCGACTTCGGCGGGGTGCCCGAGTGGGTGGGCGAGACCGACCGCCCGCTGTACCACGCGGCGCTGGCGCACGGCGCGAACCACCTGGTGACCCTGGTCAACGAGGCGGCCGACCGGCTGCGCGACGCCGGGGTGACCCAGCCGGAGAAGGTGCTCGCCCCGCTGCTGCGGGCGGCGCTGGAGAACGCCCTGCGGCTCGGTGACGACGCGCTGACCGGCCCCGTCTCCCGGGGCGACGCGGGCACCGTACGCCGGCACCTGGAGCGCCTGGCCGCGACCGCGCCGGAATCCGTGCCCCCCTACCTGGCGTTGGCCAGACGGGCAGCGGACCGGGCCATCGCCGCTGGCCGGCTGCGACCGGCGGACGCCGTGGCGCTGCTGGACGTGCTGGGTGGGACCTACCGAGAGGTGAGTAGAGCGTGA
- a CDS encoding SAM-dependent methyltransferase yields the protein MPIGWRESMHRALYGPDGFFVSAGGPADHFRTSVHASPVFATALFRLLERIDAALGSPPVLDLVDVGAGRGELLRALVALAGLRGSGEPLPLARRLRVTAVELAPRPADLPPGVGWVAEVPAGITGLLLATEWLDNVPLDVAVPAEDGWRYVLVDPATGEEALGAGVSAADADWLARWWPPAPTQHSSIRSSASAGEPESDANLLIDRAGCRAGDRAGGQAGGRAEIGRTRDEAWARAVGQLDRGLAVAVDYGHLREDRPIGGTLTGYRGGRQVPAVPDGSCDVTAHVAFDSVAAAGTAVAGAAYTLVSQREALRALGADGGRPPLSLAATDPAGYVRALAAASAVAELTDPAGLGGHRWLLQPVGVVVDPLMAR from the coding sequence ATGCCGATCGGTTGGCGGGAGTCCATGCACCGCGCGCTGTACGGGCCGGACGGGTTCTTCGTGTCCGCCGGCGGGCCTGCCGACCACTTCCGGACGAGCGTGCACGCCTCCCCCGTGTTCGCCACGGCGCTGTTCCGCCTGCTGGAGCGGATCGACGCGGCCCTCGGCTCGCCGCCCGTGCTCGACCTGGTGGACGTCGGCGCCGGACGCGGGGAACTGCTGCGGGCGCTGGTCGCGCTCGCCGGCCTGCGCGGTTCCGGGGAGCCCCTGCCGCTCGCCCGCCGCCTGCGCGTGACGGCCGTCGAGCTCGCCCCCCGGCCGGCGGACCTGCCCCCGGGCGTCGGCTGGGTCGCCGAGGTGCCGGCGGGGATCACCGGGCTGCTGCTGGCCACCGAGTGGCTGGACAACGTGCCCCTCGACGTGGCCGTGCCCGCCGAGGACGGCTGGCGGTACGTGCTGGTCGACCCCGCCACCGGCGAGGAGGCGCTGGGCGCCGGGGTGAGCGCGGCCGACGCCGACTGGCTGGCCCGGTGGTGGCCCCCCGCCCCCACCCAGCACTCGTCGATCAGGAGCTCTGCGTCCGCCGGGGAGCCGGAGTCAGACGCAAACCTCTTGATCGACAGGGCGGGCTGCAGGGCGGGCGACAGGGCAGGCGGCCAGGCGGGCGGCAGGGCCGAGATCGGGCGGACCCGGGACGAGGCGTGGGCCCGGGCCGTCGGGCAGCTCGATCGGGGACTTGCCGTGGCCGTGGACTACGGGCACCTGAGGGAGGACCGGCCGATCGGCGGGACGCTGACCGGGTACCGGGGTGGCCGACAGGTGCCCGCCGTACCCGACGGGTCCTGCGACGTCACGGCGCACGTCGCGTTCGACTCCGTCGCCGCCGCCGGGACGGCGGTCGCCGGGGCGGCGTACACGCTGGTGAGCCAGCGCGAGGCGCTGCGGGCGCTCGGGGCCGACGGCGGGCGACCGCCGCTGAGCCTGGCCGCGACCGACCCGGCCGGGTACGTGCGGGCGCTGGCCGCCGCGTCGGCGGTGGCCGAGCTGACCGACCCGGCCGGCCTCGGCGGGCACCGGTGGCTGCTGCAACCGGTCGGCGTCGTCGTCGATCCGCTCATGGCACGATGA